In Paeniglutamicibacter kerguelensis, one genomic interval encodes:
- the gatA gene encoding Asp-tRNA(Asn)/Glu-tRNA(Gln) amidotransferase subunit GatA: protein MNEIIRYSATELAAKLRAGEITSVQAVQAHLDRIAEVDGGEQGVHAFLHVNGEEALAVAAEVDAIRAAGGAAAEALHPFAGVPIAVKDLIVTKGQPTTAASKMLEGWMSPYDATVITKIREAKLPMLGKTNLDEFAMGSSTEHSAYGPTRNPWDLNRIPGGSGGGSAAAVAAFEAPLALGTDTGGSIRQPGAVTGTVGVKPTYGGVSRYGAIAMASSLDQIGPVTRTVLDSAYLHELIGGHDPADSTSLNEPVPALVASAELGASGDMTGVRVGVIKELQGEGYEPGVQARFDESLEALRAAGAEIVEVSCPNFKYALGAYYLIMPSEVSSNLAKFDGVRFGTRVLPTEGPLTIERVMGATRAAGFGEEVKRRIILGTYALSAGYYDAYYGSAQKVRTLIQRDFDAAFELADVLISPTSPTVAFELGSKTGDPLAMYLNDVATIPANMAGVPGITVPGGLSEGLPVGIQFLAPAREDARLYRAGAALEKLLEDKWGGRLIDQAPELSAATTGGIA from the coding sequence ATGAACGAGATTATTCGTTACTCCGCAACCGAGCTTGCCGCCAAGCTGCGCGCCGGGGAAATCACCAGCGTGCAGGCCGTGCAGGCCCACCTGGACCGCATCGCCGAGGTTGACGGGGGAGAACAGGGCGTTCACGCCTTCCTGCACGTCAACGGCGAAGAAGCACTGGCGGTTGCCGCAGAGGTCGACGCAATCCGTGCCGCAGGCGGTGCCGCGGCGGAAGCGCTGCACCCGTTCGCCGGCGTGCCGATCGCCGTCAAGGACCTGATCGTCACCAAGGGCCAGCCCACCACCGCGGCATCGAAGATGCTCGAAGGCTGGATGAGCCCGTACGACGCCACCGTGATCACCAAGATCCGCGAAGCCAAGCTGCCGATGCTGGGCAAGACCAACCTTGACGAGTTCGCGATGGGTTCCTCCACCGAGCACTCCGCCTACGGCCCGACCCGCAACCCGTGGGACCTGAACCGGATCCCCGGCGGCTCCGGCGGCGGCTCCGCAGCGGCCGTCGCCGCGTTCGAGGCACCGCTGGCCCTTGGCACCGACACCGGCGGCTCGATCCGCCAGCCGGGAGCCGTCACCGGCACCGTCGGCGTGAAGCCGACCTACGGCGGGGTCTCGCGCTACGGCGCGATCGCCATGGCCTCTTCGCTGGACCAGATCGGCCCGGTCACCCGGACCGTGCTGGACTCCGCGTACCTGCACGAGCTGATCGGCGGGCACGACCCGGCCGACTCGACGTCGCTGAACGAACCGGTTCCGGCGCTGGTTGCCTCCGCCGAGCTGGGCGCCTCCGGCGACATGACCGGCGTGCGCGTCGGCGTCATCAAGGAACTGCAGGGCGAAGGCTACGAGCCGGGCGTGCAGGCACGCTTCGACGAGTCGCTGGAGGCGCTGCGCGCCGCCGGAGCGGAAATCGTCGAGGTTTCCTGCCCGAACTTCAAGTACGCGCTGGGCGCCTACTACCTGATCATGCCCTCGGAGGTCTCCTCCAATCTGGCCAAGTTCGACGGCGTGCGCTTCGGCACCCGCGTGCTTCCCACGGAGGGCCCGCTCACGATCGAACGCGTCATGGGTGCAACCCGTGCCGCGGGCTTCGGCGAAGAGGTCAAGCGCCGCATCATCCTGGGCACCTACGCGCTGAGCGCCGGCTACTACGACGCCTACTACGGCTCGGCCCAGAAGGTCCGCACGCTGATCCAGCGCGACTTCGACGCCGCGTTCGAGCTCGCCGACGTGCTGATCTCCCCGACCAGCCCGACCGTCGCCTTCGAGCTGGGCTCGAAGACCGGCGATCCGCTGGCGATGTACCTCAACGACGTTGCCACCATCCCGGCGAACATGGCCGGCGTCCCGGGCATCACCGTCCCGGGCGGCCTGTCCGAGGGCCTTCCGGTAGGCATCCAGTTCCTGGCCCCGGCCCGCGAGGATGCCCGCCTGTACCGTGCCGGTGCGGCACTTGAGAAGCTGCTGGAAGACAAGTGGGGCGGCCGGTTGATCGACCAGGCCCCCGAACTGTCCGCCGCCACCACTGGAGGGATTGCCTAA
- the gatB gene encoding Asp-tRNA(Asn)/Glu-tRNA(Gln) amidotransferase subunit GatB, giving the protein MAMHTDELVDFDVALEKYDPVLGFEVHVELNTKTKMFSAAPNVFGDTPNTNVTPVCLGLPGVLPVVNKTAVEYAILIGLALNCKIAERCGFARKNYFYPDTPKNFQTSQYDDPIAYDGWLDIELEDGEVFRVEIERAHMEEDAGKLTHMGGATGRIQGADFSLVDYNRSGVPLVEIVTKTIEGAGKRAPELAKAYVAAIREIVKSLDVSDAKMERGNVRCDANVSLMLKGADKFGTRTETKNVNSLRAVEHAVRFEIERHAAVLNSGAAIVQETRHWHEDTRTTTSGRPKSDADDYRYFPEPDLVPIITTVEWVEELRARLPEPPAERRKRLKADWGYSDAEFRDVVNAGVTEAIEETIAAGTTAAVARKWWMGEIARLAKNADVEILDLGVTPATIVELNSLIEGKKINDKIARQVLEFVVAGEGTPSEVVAARSLAVVNDDSALGAAIDAAMEAMPDVVAKVQAGKLQAIGALMGPVMKATRGQADAGRVRELVLEKLGIEG; this is encoded by the coding sequence ATGGCCATGCACACCGATGAACTCGTCGACTTCGACGTCGCGCTGGAAAAGTACGATCCGGTGCTGGGCTTCGAGGTCCACGTCGAGCTGAACACCAAGACCAAGATGTTCTCCGCGGCACCGAACGTGTTCGGCGATACGCCGAACACCAACGTGACACCGGTCTGCCTGGGCCTGCCCGGCGTACTGCCGGTGGTCAACAAGACCGCCGTGGAATACGCGATCCTGATCGGCCTGGCGCTGAACTGCAAGATCGCCGAGCGCTGCGGCTTCGCCCGGAAGAACTACTTCTACCCGGACACCCCGAAGAACTTCCAGACCTCCCAGTACGACGACCCGATCGCCTACGACGGCTGGCTGGACATCGAGCTGGAGGACGGCGAGGTCTTCCGCGTCGAGATCGAGCGCGCGCACATGGAGGAGGACGCCGGCAAGCTCACCCACATGGGCGGGGCCACCGGCCGCATCCAGGGTGCAGACTTCTCGCTGGTCGACTACAACCGCTCCGGCGTGCCGCTGGTCGAGATCGTCACCAAGACCATCGAGGGTGCCGGCAAGCGCGCTCCCGAGTTGGCCAAGGCCTACGTCGCGGCGATCCGCGAAATCGTGAAGTCCCTCGACGTGTCCGACGCGAAGATGGAGCGCGGCAACGTGCGTTGCGACGCCAACGTCTCGCTGATGCTCAAGGGCGCGGATAAGTTCGGCACCCGTACCGAGACCAAGAACGTGAACTCGCTGCGTGCCGTCGAGCACGCGGTGCGTTTCGAGATCGAGCGCCACGCGGCGGTGCTGAATTCGGGTGCCGCGATCGTGCAGGAGACCCGTCACTGGCACGAGGACACCCGCACGACGACCTCGGGCCGCCCGAAGTCCGACGCCGACGACTACCGCTACTTCCCGGAGCCGGACCTAGTGCCGATCATCACCACGGTCGAATGGGTCGAAGAGCTGCGAGCCCGCCTGCCGGAGCCGCCGGCCGAGCGCCGCAAGCGCCTGAAGGCCGACTGGGGCTACTCGGATGCCGAGTTCCGCGACGTCGTCAACGCCGGCGTCACCGAAGCCATCGAGGAGACCATCGCCGCGGGCACCACCGCGGCCGTGGCCCGCAAGTGGTGGATGGGCGAGATCGCACGCCTGGCCAAGAACGCCGACGTCGAGATCCTGGACCTGGGCGTCACCCCTGCCACGATCGTCGAGCTGAACTCGCTGATCGAGGGCAAGAAGATCAACGACAAGATCGCCCGCCAGGTGCTCGAGTTCGTGGTTGCCGGCGAGGGCACGCCCTCCGAGGTTGTCGCGGCGCGTTCGCTGGCCGTCGTCAACGACGATTCGGCACTGGGTGCCGCGATCGACGCCGCCATGGAAGCCATGCCGGACGTGGTTGCCAAGGTGCAAGCCGGCAAGCTGCAGGCCATTGGCGCGCTGATGGGCCCGGTCATGAAGGCCACCCGCGGGCAGGCCGACGCCGGCCGCGTGCGCGAGCTCGTGCTTGAGAAACTCGGCATCGAGGGCTAA